The following coding sequences are from one Molothrus aeneus isolate 106 chromosome Z, BPBGC_Maene_1.0, whole genome shotgun sequence window:
- the LOC136569419 gene encoding tetraspanin-3-like, protein MGRVRAVMVLPSLWCYEDAYSRSFARSVLGFLGFIFWGTAVALMLGGVSVILMFKNYRYLFQEPYLSLPGWLALVTALALLPTGVLAASISVKCSRNQQGTFMYLLLLLLCLEMSSAALARSYCVRTAAQLESAISYLVHQHNWTCSQDPGNSAVDVIQRKLHCCGVHNYTDWLKASSLCHPTCVPESCCKENHSLCTGDLGHVEQLSEEGCLKKLKDQLCFSMLYIFWSCTVLSILELLAAVSNGILMRRQPLCELHILDSYIFSQDYRY, encoded by the coding sequence ATGGGGAGAGTGAGGGCTGTGATGGTTCTGCCTTCCTTGTGGTGCTATGAGGATGCTTACTCTAGGTCCTTTGCTCGATCTGTGCTGGGGTTCCTAGGCTTCATATTCTGGGGTACTGCTGTAGCTCTGATGCTTGGTGGAGTTTCAGTGATCCTGATGTTCAAGAACTACAGATATTTATTTCAGGAGCCTTATTTGTCTCTCCCTGGTTGGTTGGCTCTTGTAACTGCACTTGCATTGCTACCTACTGGAGTTTTGGCTGCCTCTATTTCTGTTAAGTGTTCCCGCAATCAGCAAGGGACTTTTATGtacttgctgctgctccttctttgCTTAGAAAtgtcttcagctgctctggcacGTTCCTACTGTGTTAGGAcagctgctcagctggaaaGTGCTATCAGTTACCTTGTTCACCAGCACAACTGGACATGCTCTCAGGATCCTGGAAACAGTGCTGTGGATGTGATACAGAGGAAGCTGCACTGTTGTGGGGTCCACAACTACACGGACTGGCTAAAGGCATCATCTTTGTGTCATCCAACTTGTGTCCCTGAAAGCTGCTGTAAGGAGAATCATTCTCTCTGCACGGGAGACTTAGGCCATGTGGAGCAGCTCTCTGAGGAAGGCTGTCTAAAGAAGCTGAAAGACCAGTTGTGTTTTTCCATGCTGTACATTTTTTGGTCTTGTACTGTGCTCAGCATCCTGGAACTCTTGGCTGCTGTCAGCAATGGCATCCTCATGAGACGTCAGCCATTATGTGAACTTCATATTCTGGACTCATATATCTTCTCACAGGACTATAGGTACTAG